The Phacochoerus africanus isolate WHEZ1 chromosome 9, ROS_Pafr_v1, whole genome shotgun sequence genomic sequence caatgacatttaCAGTAAATATAACAATACGTTTTTAGCATGTAGGAGGATACAGATGGCCATGTTTTGTAATTCCTACATATGTCGACTTCTATTCAAATTTCCTTCTTCTGTCTTGTGCTATTTTGTTTGTAGTATTATAACTAAGACCGTCTATCACACTATATTTTACAAAAGACAGCCCTTTGAAAGTGTTAAAATTGCTGATTTTGAACAATAAGTTCATAATTCATAAGACTGTTAAGcaatgttttggaaaaaaatatttatagctctttcttttttttatttttatttttgtgtgtgtctttttatggccgcaggtgcagcatatggaagttcccaggctagggatcaaatcagaggtatagctgccgacctacaacacagccacagcaactccaatctgagccatgtctgcaatctactctttagctcaaggcaacaccagatccttaacccactgagcaaggccagggatcgaaaccgcatcctcatggatactaatcaggttccttacagatgagcctcgacaggaacttctacggttctcatttttaattgtataatcAATACAATGTATTGATATTTAATTGTATCATTAAGTACACCAATTATGGTGCAAATAAcaatattttgttgctttttttctaagttcttatttttataagCTCTTGCTTTTTATTCCTGTTAAATTTTATTATCAGACACCACTAGAACAAGTTTACTCAAGGCAGAGAGTTAACACTCTCATGTTTCCAACATTTATGGGTTTGCTTCAAGTAAGACTGATATGTTTAgtttataaattgatttttttaagtaagagaaTGTTCCTATAAGTGGGAACAATATGTATGTGCTTGTTTataatatatgcacatttttttctacttatgtAAGGCAGCAAATCATTTCAATTAGACAAATAAACCCAGAATGAAGAGTAACTTTATGAGAAAGAATAAGTGCTTATTGATAATCTCCATTaaggaaacaaatagaaaagattaatccAAGCAGTCACATCAAGTGGCTAAGTAAAACTGGGCATTAACATTTGCAAagtggtaaatttttaaaactgtcctAAAGAACATTGATTGATAGGATTTGATctcttttttgaaagaaaaatcttctATGTGTACCTAACCTaagaagaaatattaataaagcCCCTGTAAGTTTTCCATAATTCTAACAGACCACAGCAGTATATAAAAATGACAAGTTAATGAGTCAAATAATATTGACCAAGAGACTGATATTAGAAGATATTTCACAGGGACATCTTAGATTTCAAGGGCTAAAAATCTAAGTAAAAGGAATGAACTTAACAGTCATATACTGGCAGCAATTGTTAGTAGCTTGGCTTTAAAAGCCATATCAGCCATTTCCTAAATTAGAATCAGTCCCAATCTCTTTTTAATTGGTtcattctgatatttttctttattaacatTTCCTCTGTTATTTCTTGGAGTATCTTTTATTCAGGTCTTAAGATGTGCACTTAATGAATTCTTTGCTTTCTTTAGTAATATAAATGCTTTGGCTTTTTCTGAAGGCATAAAATTACGGCATTTTCATCCTACCTGTATGAAGACAAATTTCAAAGGTAAGAAATGCTTTAACTTAAGCATAAGGTTGAAATAAACTATATAAGAACATTCAAGGTGAAAGAAGGATCATAGGGAAAAGCTGAACTGTGAAACTAAACAATAAGGAAACAGGACATCAAGAACAATGTtgaccagagttcctgtcgtggcacagcagaaatgaatctgagtagtatccacgaggatgaagggtcaatccctggcttcgctcagtgggttaagaatccagtgctgccttgagctgtggtgtaggttgcaaatgtggctcagacccagcattgctgtggctgtggtgtagggtggcagctacagttctgatcagacctctagtctgggaacctccataagccacgagtgtgaccctaaaaaataataataaaaattttaaaaaaagaacccccTGACCAAGATGTACAagactttctattttttactgAAGAAAATGTGCATAAAGAAGTTTAGGCTAAAAGgaacttctcatttttaaatattgaggaGATTCCTCAAATCCACATTCACAATCTCATCCCAAATCCATATCCCGTTGTGGAGGATGTACACAGACTTTCAGCCTATACAGACAGAATAAgataatttgtgtattttttttctcaatcaaCCACAGAGTTTACAAGGACACTAAACTATTCATTAAGCAAAAAATTTTGAGAACCTAGAATACATAGGACACAGAATTAAGCATGTGGatagaaagatgaagaagaaatagGTCATGTCCTGAGTGGTTAATATTCTAATGTGGAATATAGGCAGCAAAGAATTAATTGCTATGACCACTGATTAATAATAGAAGTAATTAAGTAGGAAATTTTATAGGATATTAAAAAAGACAGCAAGTCATGGTTTTAAGGGCTTCATGATAAATCCAAACCTTGAGCAAAGGTTTGAATTAGAAATGGAATGTGTTGTACTGGAGTCAGGGCAGGACAATATCTTTCAGCTGATAAAACACATTAAAGCACATTACAGTAATAGAATGCTAGCCTCAAACTGAAATGCAAGTTGCAAGTTATGAGTTCTTCCCCGAACTACCAGGTCCATAGAATAAATGCACTTTCATATCTTAAAGATGTGCTTTTTACTTAATTCTAGAGAAAATGAGAGCTAAAACTAGTTAAGAAGGTAGTGATGTGCTGGTGTAGTTTATCAAAAATATTCAGATAACATTGCAAAATCTGACAGTTGGTTTGATTGGAAGATCTCTTAGGAGATGAATTAAATGGTTCATGCATGTGTAAAATGATCTTAACTAATATGTTGATAACAAATGGAAAATGTGTGCTGGATAGTGGATGTATTCTAAAAACATGCCAAAGAGAATCAAAGCTTAGGTTCAACGGTGGAatcaaaacaaagggaaaaaccAAGGATAATTCAAAGGGTTCTCACTGAACTTACTAAGGGTTTGTTATTGAGATTCTCAAAATGTGACATGTAAAGACAAGAGCTGTTTTCAAAAGACGATAAGTTAGACTGCAAAACTACTGAAATTTTAGAGTTTGCAAATAATCCATGTTTATATATCAAAATTCCATTTGCTAAAGTAGGAATCTCAAGAAAAGGTCTAAACTAGAGATGTGGCTTGAAGATTTATACTACAGACAGATGGCAGTTTGAGCCATGGGAATAGCTATGTCTCTTAGGAACAGTATGGAAACAGAATAAAAGAGAGCAAAGGATAGAGCTTTATGAAATCCAAACACTGACATTTGTGTCCAGTGAGATTAAACTGAGAATCAGGGGTCCAAGAAAcaacagatggacagacagaagCATATGGAGAGCATAATACCTTGAAGGAGAGGACATCATCAACAAAATACATTAAGTAATGATAGTTAGCTCACATACCTTGTATGATGGGGAAAGTATCAGAGATTCCACAGAAAGCAGTCAccagaggggtgggggaagaagacaaagaggagtaTTTGGAGGATTGAtgggatgagaaaaaaatatggatattTTGAGTCCTATCAAGAAGATTGAGTTAATGGAAGGGTAGACCTAGAAAAGTCAGGAACAGGATGAAGAAGGGTTAattctcattttacttttctattagATTGGACATGAGCAATATTTTCCACGTCATGAATCAATAGATACTGGGAAATAAGAAgctaattttatatgtatgtttggTGAAGGAAATTACAAGATTTGTTGTGGGGATCACTTTGCAGTATATATTAATATgaaattattatgttgtacacctgaaagtaatagaTAATATTAAATGTCAagtatatcttaatttttttaagaatataaagacttgcaaaaaaaatttgcaattaaTAGTACTAGATTTGTGATTTGGAAGTAAGTAGAGATGATAAGTTCATTCCTAGTAAGTTTGGGAGAAGATTGATTATGTTGATGTCACCTCTCCAGAGCCTCCCTCTTTGGTTGCCCCCTAAAAGCCTTCAAACTTGGGATGTTAGAACTGAAGCTAGTGAGTTACGAAGGGCAGGACATTCTTGGGACCACTAAAAATGAACGCATCCTCAAGTATCTCAGTCCCTAAAGCACGTATTTTGACTTTGGTGGCTTATAAAATATCCCTCAGCTATTATCCCATTCATTCATAGGCAGATTCTGTAGAATTTGGAACCCAACATCTGTTTGGTTACAGAAACATTATCAACTCTATACTACCTCTTATGCACTGAAACATTCTATAAAATGAGTGCAGATCCTTCCTGGGGATGATAGAACTTATCCTAatggcaatttttaaaagaattggttccaccagagttcccgtcgtggcgcagtggttaacgaatccgactaggtaccatgaagttgcgggttcggtccctggccttgctcagtgggttaaggattcagcattgccctgagctgtggtgtaggttgcagatgcggctcggatcccgcgttgctgtggctctggcgtaggccggcggctacagctccaattcaacccctagcctaggaacgtccatgtgccgcgggagcaccctagaaaaggcaaaaagacaaaaaaaaaaaaagaattggttcCAGCTTTAATAGAGCCTGAGTGTGTAGCAAGtttcaatttcctttcctttgataACTAACCACTTTCAAGgttgacatattttaaaacatgtttaaataCAGGACTCTGTATTTATTCTAAGGATTCCCTTCTATCTACTTCATCCCCTAACACATTTGCCCAGTTCCAGGGCCACACATCACGTGATGATCATCGAATGCACAAGTTTTCATGAGGGACAAGCAGTCATGTAATTTCAGCTACCCCATATTAACATTCCCATCAAAATGCCAGTCTTCCAGTTGCATAGAACCTTAGCGGTCCTTTAGGACTACCTTGTTTCTTCCAGAAGTAGTTGTATATCTTTcatctttgttattttctcttgAGGGAGACACTGTATTCCTAGTCCAGCACCAATTCAAGGGTCCCTAAGGCCAGAGGACATAGTTCCTATTCCTAAAAAGGTGGTGGTACTACCTGCAGATTCGGTGTCTATGCTTGAGTTTGCTATTTACCAAGAGTTAAGTTCTAGACTGGAAGAGGAATGTGAACTCCAGATTGGCTGAACACCACTTCACTAGAGAAATCAAAGAATGTAAGTAGTTTCTCTTCCAGTTCAAACCAATTCAACTGCTGGGTCATATTCGTATGTGATCTGTGTTGATGTTGTCAATCTGTAAAGTGTAACGGAAGTGTGTATGGGGAAATGACCTTCACTGGACATTCATGCCAATAAGGGAaatcagtttttccccactgctgTAGACTTCTGCTGTCTACACACCATTCAGAATAAGGGAAATAGTAACACTATCAATACTACTTAGCAATTGTCGTGATCAAGAGGTACCTCACTTATGAACTTGGAACACGATAGAACTAATACCTGCATCTTAGGCTTACCACTGCATACCAGGCGTTTATGATAAGGCATTGTTATAAGGTGACGAGTATGATTACATTCACTATTGCTTGGGGTGGATCATGCCCACCCCCCACCTAATGATAGGTTGAAATTCTAAACCCAGATTCCTGTTAATATGACCTTATGTGAAAACAGGGTCTCTGTAGATGTAACGAGGTTAAGATGAGGTAAGACTCACTAGCATGTTGCCTAATCCAACATAGCTGATATTCttataagaaaaacagaacagacaGGCAGGGGCATGGCCTGTGGCTGCTGAGGAAGTAACCGAAGGGCTGaagctgcaagccaaggaaccCCTAAAACTGCCACCAGAAGCTAGAGAGGTACAAAAATTTATTCTCCCCAACAGATTTCAGAGGTGCTAGGGCACCTTagttttggacttctagcctccagaactgcagaCAATAAACTTCAGTTGTCTTAAATCTCTAGTTTGTAGTACTCTGTCTGTTATAGCAGACTAGGAAAAATCATAGAACACATTGAAATTTGTATCAAATGCCCATGTTAATTTAATTCTACTTTTGTAGTTACAAAGAGTTTCACATATCCTTGTCAGAATTAATGATTTCTTAGTTTAGTTCAGTTCATGTTCTCTGTatcactgagaaaaagaaaatcatttaaataatattccacacTGGATTATGAGCTATTTCTGTGATCTCTGAGAAacagcctttttaaaaacattgccaGAGACTTCCACTGGGCACGGTGATGGACCGGAGAAATTGCTTTTCTGTGATTCTTAAAGCACAAGGATAGAGGGAAGGAACAAAGGTAAGCaccaacattttataaaataaattatactgaCTAATGCAAGTTTTATCATTCTGGGATTTTGAAACAAGGCCTGAAAATCTGGAAGGCATAGGAGCTAAGAACCATGCTGTCCCTAAAGACTGTGCAAGGACTGAGGAGAGTTTACTCAAAAGAGGACAATAGATATATTGGAACATAAACCTACCGGGTTTTAGTAAAGAACTGAGacattatcttctttatttttattaaaacctAATGACAAAAAAACCCCTAATGACATTATCTCTATTATTTGAAAGTAGAAAGGGTCAGGTAGTAGGAGTGGGAGGTCAGCTTTCAGAAGCTCAAAGCTTATTAGTAGCAGGTTGATTCCCAGCATTCAAATATCCTGATaccatttttttgcattttagtacTTTTTGTTCCAAATTAATTTTATGCTTTGCGACCACAGTAAGAGCAGCCACCATGCTACCAAAACAATTAGCgataaaaggaatatttaaaaattatggataAAAGGAATATGAGTACCAAGAATTCAACAGAAGAGGTATAACTAAGGTAAAAGAATATCTGCTTTTCTGTTCATGGACTTTGCTAATAAAAAGTGATGTTTATAAAAGATAGAGTCCCACAAGTTTCCCTACAAGctagaattttctaaaaatctaaAGTTAGAACAGTCAAGACTACATATTAACTGTTGTTCAAGATTTCATTTGTCTTCCTCTTGCACATGGATAAATTTCTCTAACTCATAAATTCACTTTATATCCTCTTACAGTTTTTAAACTTCctccatattttcatttattcaacaaaaactTTCTGTGAATCTTCTATATATACTAGACCCTTTTCTAGGTTATGGTACTATTATGAGATATTTCTCTTCTTGAAGTATTATTTACTATTAAATTTGcctcatggtgtgtgtgtgtgtgtgagagagagagagagagaaagagagggaggttGATTTCTAAGACAAGACCAGATGACTttaatacaaaacagaaagattaaCGTGAGGTTAGTACTTTTAGGAGGTACACACAAAGAAGAATATTTGCTCTATCATGTTCAAcaattttaaagactttaaagggaaagaaaaggaaaaattaattgaTGGTTTCCTGAGTTTTTGCTCAGAGAAGTAACAATGATGATACCTCAGGTTCAGTCCTCCAGGAATATGAAGTTTGGATACAATCAATTCTTAAATAATTTCCAATAGAAGCTTTATAATCAATAGACATGATTCTAGGGATTTCTCTTATGGaaaaagtgggttaaggacctggtgttttcactgcagcagcttgggtcctgctgtggtgcaagttcaaatCTGGAATTTCCACTTGTTGCGGAtagccaaaagggggaaaaaaatgacgtGATTACAGGCTCCCTACCAAAGGTTCTATTGCTTTATATTCTCAATTTTTTGTATTGTTCCCATTTGAATAAAGTTATTAATAGTTAATCTCATAACTATGCAtctgcagaaaatatttttttctccacacaAATCAGAAGCAGGAGAGCCAGTGTGAAATATTTCAAtccataagaggaaaaaaagaagcatagaGAGAGTACAAATTTGCAACTCCTTTAGAAAAATCAGATTTAATTTTTGGAGAAACTTGAGTTGTCTTTGTAGTTCACAATCATACAGTATCCCTAGCAGTTAAGAAATCATGTTGTAGAGTCAGTTTGAATCCTACTCCTGCAAGTTATTAGACATCACTCTGATAAAATTACTGCATCTCTTTAATCTTCAGTTGATTCAACTATTCAAACAGAAGTCATGATGACGCAAAGCTGTTGTGACACAATGCATAGAACATGCTTAGGCCAGTGCCTGAAACATGGAAGATACTCACATACAGTAGTTATTTATTACCCTCTGTCTTGCCCACAAGGAAGTAACTGTGAAAATGTCTCAAGCTTCTAACCACACTCAACCTTCccacttgaggaaaaaaaagatggattaaACATGCAAGAAAAAAGTGTGAGTCCTCTTAATTTCAACACGTAGACAACAATGGAAAGAGCTAATGACAGCACCTTCTCTGGATTCATTCTCCTGGGCTTCTCCAATCGGCCTCAGCTGGAAACCGCTCTGTCTGTGCTCATCCTGATCATCTACTTTTTGAGCTTCTTAGGCAATGGCACCATTATACTTCTGTCACTTGTGGATTCTCACCTCCACACCcctatgtatttcttcctctccaatctCTCTTTTATGGATCTGTGTTTGACTACTTGCACTGTCCCCCAGACAGTGGCCAACTTTAAGGGAAAGGACAAGCGCATCACCTATGGTGGTTGTGTGACCCAGCTCTTCGTTGCCTTGGGGCTTGGGGGTGTAGAATGCGTCCTCCTGTCtgtcatggcctatgaccgctatgcaGCTGTGTGCCGCCCACTCCACTACATGCTGATCATGCATCCTCAGCTTTGCTCGCACCTGGTGGCAACTGCTTGGCTCACGGGGTTTGGCAATTCTGCAGTACAGACAGCACTGACCATGACTCTTCCTCTCTGTGGCAAAAACCAAGTGGACCATTTCTTCTGTGAAGTTCCAGCGATGCTGAAACTGGCCTGCACCAACACCTCCACCAATGAGGCTGAGCTCTTTGCTGTCAGTGTCCTCTTCTTGGTGGTGCCCCTGTCACTTATCTTAGTGTCCTATGGCCACATTACCCATGCAGTCCTGAAGATAAAGTCAGCCCAGGGGAGGCGCAAGGCTTTTGGAACTTGTGGTTCTCACTCAATGGTACTGACTGTTTTCTTCGGGACACTCATCTCCATGtacctccagcctccctccagtTACTCTCAGGATGTGAACAAAAGCATGGCGCTCTTCTATACTCTGGTGACTCCCCTGCTGAATCCCCTGATTTACACTTTGAGAAACAACGAAGTCAAAGGGGCACTAAGAAGACTAGTGAGGAGAACACCAGACTTGAGACAGAGTTAGTGCAGGGCTTGCAGACTGAAACTCTAGTGCACTGGGAGACTTCTGAGTGACTAAAAACTAGTTGTAACTTAATCCAACACATCATTACAAGCAATGAATGTGTACAAGGCACAGTTCTAGGTATTTGAGATGTAATGGTGAAAACAAGAGCTCAGCCTCCTTGAAGTTAAATTTCTAGTGAGGAGAATAAAATAAGCTAAAAATAAACtatggcttggagttcctgtcatggcacagtgattaacaaatccaagtaggaaccatgaggttgcaggttcaaaccctggccttgcttagtgggttaaggatccggctttgccgtgagctgtggtgtaggtcgcagacgcggctcggatcccatgttgctgtggctctggtgtagactggtggctacagctccaattagacccctagcctgagaacctccatatgccacgggagcggccccagaaaaggcaaaaagacaaaaaacacaaacaaacaaacaaaaaacaacaacaactaggGTTTATCATGCACTGGAATACAATGGGATAATGAGAACAAACAAATTATAATacctgcaacaacatgaatgattCTTACAATCATAATGTTGATTGTGATGAAATGAAAAGTCTAATAATTCCTACTGtatttccatttacataaaattcaaaaccaGGCACAATGAATCTCTAGAATTAGAGGTCAGAACAGCTGCTCTCCTGGACAATTGTTATTCTACATTGGAAGGAGAAATGAGGGAGGAGCAATCTGGAGTTCTAGTCATGTTTTGCTTCTTGATTTAGATGCTGGTTATATGACAAATTcaatttgtgaaaattcatcaaaACTTACATGTAAGATACTTACACTTGCTTGATGTATGTTGTCCTTCAAATcatttacttttaatgttttaaaaaaggcaGAAGTTAACAGAATATTATGATACTAAGGAACCACATAAAGTGTTATTGTTCCTTTCACACAAAATTTGGGTTTATAATCTAAATTATTAAGTTTCTTTTGCCCACTGCACTCAATTAATACATTTGAAGTGTTTTAATACTAGTC encodes the following:
- the LOC125136171 gene encoding putative olfactory receptor 2B8; this translates as MERANDSTFSGFILLGFSNRPQLETALSVLILIIYFLSFLGNGTIILLSLVDSHLHTPMYFFLSNLSFMDLCLTTCTVPQTVANFKGKDKRITYGGCVTQLFVALGLGGVECVLLSVMAYDRYAAVCRPLHYMLIMHPQLCSHLVATAWLTGFGNSAVQTALTMTLPLCGKNQVDHFFCEVPAMLKLACTNTSTNEAELFAVSVLFLVVPLSLILVSYGHITHAVLKIKSAQGRRKAFGTCGSHSMVLTVFFGTLISMYLQPPSSYSQDVNKSMALFYTLVTPLLNPLIYTLRNNEVKGALRRLVRRTPDLRQS